From the genome of Pirellulales bacterium:
TGAGATATAACCGAATGTTGTGGACGGGTTAGTTGAAAAAGGCGGCGTACTTGGGTTTGAATTTGGTTGCTTAAGACCCAATTCCCCCGGAGTACGCCACCATGGCTGAGAGTATCAATTCGACGTTGTCGTTGCCAGTCGCAACGTCTCGCGATGTGCTGACCGACATCCTCCGTGACGGCGCTCAGCGGCTGCTGGCTCAGGCGGTCGAAGCCGAAGTCACTGAGTGGATCGACTCGCACGCGGACCTGAAGAACGCGGGCGGCCATCGGCAGGTGGTTCGCAATGGCCATCTGCCGAAACGCACGATTACCACGGGCGTCGGCCCAATCGAGATCGAGCAGCCACGCGTGCTTGATCGACGAACAAAAAGCGAAGCAGAACCTTTTTCCTCGAAGATCCTTCCTCCATACCTGCGCAAGACCAAGAGCCTGGAGGAGTTGATCCCGTGGCTGTACCTAAAAGGCGTCAGCACCGGCGACTTCCACGAAGCCCTGACAGCGCTGGTGGGTCCGAACTGTCCCGGCCTGTCGGCCTCGACCGTCACACGACTGAAAGCCTGTTGGGAAGACGAATTCCAGGAGTGGAATAAGAGGTCCTTGGAAGGGAAGCAGTACGTCTACCTGTGGGCCGACGGCGTGCATTTCAATATCCGCTTGGAAGAAGAGCGGCAGTGCATCCTGGTATTGATGGGTGCCATGGCCGACGGCCGCAAGGAGTTGATCGCCGTGGTCGATGGCTTTCGCGAGAGCGAACAGTCGTGGAAGGGGCTGCTCTTGGACGTGAAGGCGCGGGGCCTGGTCGTCGATCCGAAGCTGGCCACCGGTGATGGTGCGCTGGGCTTTTGGAAGGCGCTCTCGCAGGTCTTTCCCGCCACGCGCGAGCAGCGCTGCTGGGTCCACAAGACGGCCAACGTACTCGACAACCTTCCCAAGCGGTTGCAGCCCGAGGCGAAGGAGAAGATTCACAACATCTGGATGGCCGCCACGCGAGCCGATGCCGATAGGGCGTTCGACTTATTCGTGGCAACCTACGAGGCCAAGTACCCCAAGGCGACGGGGTGCCTCTCCAAGGATCGCGACGTGTTGTTGACCTTCTATGACTTCCCCGCCGAACAGTGGATCCACTTGCGGACGACCAATCCCATCGAGAGCACGTTCGCCACGGTGCGCCTGCGGCATCGGCGGACCAAGGGTAGTGGCTCACGCACCGCATGTCTCACGATGGTCTTCAAGCTGATGCAATCTGCTGCCAAGAGATGGCGGCTGCTGAACGGCTCGCAACTGCTGCCCGAAGTGATCGCCGGAGTTCAATTCATCGATGGAATCAAACCCCAAGCAACCGCCGCCTGAAAACTTCCTATCCACAACTTCTTGCAATATCTCCTTAAGCGTCGGTGAACGGCTCACCACCAAGGCTCTCCCGTGGGCACTCGTTTGGCTCGTCTGTGCCATTGCCGCCAGTATTTCGACCGCTCATTTTATGCGCCGGTGGATCGAGATACCGAGCATTCGCCTGGGCAAGCGTTTGAAGATCGGCTGACAATCTTTGTTTGGCATTCGAATCCACGACGCTCCTTCTAAGCACCGTAAGTTGTCTCAACGCGGTTGTTGGGCGCGACCCTGTTACTGCGCGGCTGCCACCGGCCTCGCATACCTTTCCTTTGGGGTCGTTAACTGCGATTGTGGACCACAGACCGCCGATTCCGAGAGGGCGTTACATCGCGCGAACTTGCAAAAATTTGGGCAACTCTGTCGATTTCCAGGCGTGGTCTCAGCGTGGCACTGGAGTAGGTGACACTGAAGGCTTAGAAAACCTGCGGCTTCCTGCCTGTCCCTACCCCCCTCGGTATCTCCAACTATCTTCGTTTCCCCCTTTCCGGGCCTGTAATTCCTGGCCATGATAGGGAGAATCGGTCACCGCGCTGCCGCGGCGTTCTACCCTTTCCCGATATCACTTCCTGCAATGCGGCATCGCACCACCCGCCCCTTGCCGAAACACGCCCTTTCATGCTCGCTCCGGCACCGGGGGACCGCGCGCCGGCTTGGGCTTGAGTCGCTCGAGGACCGAACCTTGCTCACCGTCGCGGGGGGCATGGCATTTAATACTCCCGACTCGCAAACGGTCGCGGTGTCGTGCTCGATCGCGGGCGCTGCCGTCACGGCGACGGCGTCGAGTAATCTTGTCGCCGATCCGGCGATCGAAGTCGATCCGCTCGGCATCGCCAGTCCGGCGGATTCCGTCGGCGGCGGCGCGTCGAACCTGGCGGCGCCATTCTCGCCGGCGAACATCTCGCAGGCGTACGGCTTCAACGACATTTATCTTTCCGACGGCCAGGGGGGATTCATCAAGGGGGACGGCGCCGGACAGACGATCGCCATCGTGATCGCGTATCAACAGCCCAATCTCGCGGCGGACCTGCACGCGTTCGATCAGCAATTTGGTCTGTCGGATCCGCAGTTGACGATCTGCAACCAGACGGGCTCGACCGCCACGGCTACGCTTCCCAAAAACGCCACCGGAAGCTGGGGCGTCGAAGCGTCCTTGGACGTGCAATGGATTCATGCGCTGGCCCCGGCCGCAAATATTCTGGTCGTCGAAGCGAGTTCGAATAGCAGTACGAATCTTTATCAGGCGGCCGACACGGCGCGCAAGGCCGGTATAGGTAGCCTGTCGGCGCTGCCGTATACCACCGTTGTTTCGATGAGTTGGGGCATTGCGGACTTTGCCGGCGACACCAACGGTGGGCTATTCACGACGCCCGCCGGAAAAACAGGCGTGATGTTCGTGGCCGCCAGCGGTGATGCAGGCACGGCTGGTCAATACCCCGCCACGGACCCTGGTGTGCTGGCCGTGGGGGGCACGACGCTTACGATCAATAGTCAAGGAAACTACAGCGGCGAGGTGGCTTGGAGCGGCAGTTCCGGCGGCTTTAGCTTCAACTCAGTTCCGTCGTATCAGCAGGGAATCCAACCGTACGGCGCCCAAAACAGCGGCAACGCACGGATGACGCCGGATGTCGCCTTCGACGGTGACGTTAATTCGGGTCTGTACGTCTATGATTCGTTCGACTATCCGAGCGCTCCCTGGCGTGAGGCCGGTGGCACTAGCGCCGGAGCGCCCTGTTGGGCTGCCCTTCTGGCGATCGCCGATCAGGCGGCAGGTCAAAGCGGACCGCTGACGTCGAGTCAAATGCTGACGCGAATTTACGCCGCTTATTCTACGACGGGCCCGACCTATGCGTTTCACGATGTGACATCGGGCGCAAACTCCAGCTACTCGGCCGGGCCTGGCTATGATCTGGTGACGGGCCTGGGAAGTCCGCGGGCAAATGTTGTTGTCGCGGCGCTCGCCGGAGTCAGTCAGACACCCATACCCAGCGCACCGGCGGGCAACGTTAACACGCTTGTCCCCACGTTCCAGTGGAGCGCCATCGGCGGTGCTACGGGATACTATTTTTCGCTCATCGATGCGACGACGCACGCCACGGTTGCCAATCAGTTGCCCGTAAGCGGCACGACCTACATGCTCGCGACAGCGCTAGCCAATGGCGACAGCTATCAATGGACGGTGCAAGCCTATGACGCCTCGGGAGCGCTGGGCCCGGCCAGTAGCTCGGTGAGCTTCACGACTGCGGTGGTGGTGAACCATGCGCCGACGGGCACGAGCACGACCGTTTCGACGCCGGAGGACACCGCTTACACGTTCGCGACGAGCGATTTCGGCTTTAGCGATCCGGGCGACAGCCCACCGAATAACTTCCTGGCGGTGTCGATCACGACATTGCCCACAGTCGGCAGCATTCTTGACAACGGGACCGCGGTTACGGCAGGCCAACTGATCCCCGTGGCGGACATTTCACAGGGGCTGTTGAAGTTCGTCTCGTCCGTCGGCGCCATTGGCACGCCCTACGCGACATTCACGTTCCAGGTCGAAGACGATGGTGGCACGGCCAACGGCGGTCACAATCTCGATCCTGTGCCCAAGACCATAACGATCGATGTGATCGCGCCGCCACAGGTCACGCAAGTCCTGGTGGATGGCACGGCCTGGTCGACGGGCTTTCTCGCTGCAGTACAGAGCGCCGGTGACGGAAACGGCGGGTACGCAATTCCGGTTGGATCCGCTGCGCAGTTGCAGACATTGCCGTGGAGTAACCTGAATCAGATTCGCATCGTCTTCAATGAAAGTGTTGACGTCCAGAAGGAAAGTCTCACAGTAACGGGCCTGACAGGTTCGTATTCCTTCAGTGGATTCAGTTACTCATCCACAACATTCACCGCGGTTTGGACGTTGTCGACGCCGCTGGGGGCCGACAAGCTGACCATCGACCTGCAATCGAGCGGGCCCAATGCCGTGACCGACACAACGGGGCATGCGCTTGATGGCGAATGGTCGAACCAGACGAGCAGCTATCCTTCGGGAAACGGGCAGCCGGGGGGGGATTTTCAGTTTGCCTTCAATGTATTGCCGGGCGATCTCAATCAGGATGGCATTGTCAATGCACAGGACCTGGCTTTGACGTCGTCGAATTGGCTTAGTTCCCAGAGTTCCGGCGACGCGAATGGTGATGGGATTGTCAATGCTCAGGACCTTGCCACGGTCTCGTCGAATTGGCTGGCCACATTGCCGGCAGGCGGCGGAGGGATGGACGCAGCCGACGTGATGAGTTCAGCGCTCGCCACGATAAACGTCGTGTCAGTGTTACAGGCCCCCATCATCGACCTTGATCCGCAGTTGGTTGCCGACCATGCGCAAGCCTGGCGTGCTGCGCAGTTCGTATTGCTTCATATCGGACCTATCAAGCCGATCGAGCCGTTGCCCAGCGCAGCACCAGGCATTTCGGCGACGAGCAGTACATCGTCACCAGCGAATACGTTCGTAGGGCCCGTTTTGCCTGTGAGAGCACAAGGTACCGTTACGACCCACACAGCGGACGCTGCCACCGTCGGCAACAGTGATT
Proteins encoded in this window:
- a CDS encoding dockerin type I domain-containing protein: MLTVAGGMAFNTPDSQTVAVSCSIAGAAVTATASSNLVADPAIEVDPLGIASPADSVGGGASNLAAPFSPANISQAYGFNDIYLSDGQGGFIKGDGAGQTIAIVIAYQQPNLAADLHAFDQQFGLSDPQLTICNQTGSTATATLPKNATGSWGVEASLDVQWIHALAPAANILVVEASSNSSTNLYQAADTARKAGIGSLSALPYTTVVSMSWGIADFAGDTNGGLFTTPAGKTGVMFVAASGDAGTAGQYPATDPGVLAVGGTTLTINSQGNYSGEVAWSGSSGGFSFNSVPSYQQGIQPYGAQNSGNARMTPDVAFDGDVNSGLYVYDSFDYPSAPWREAGGTSAGAPCWAALLAIADQAAGQSGPLTSSQMLTRIYAAYSTTGPTYAFHDVTSGANSSYSAGPGYDLVTGLGSPRANVVVAALAGVSQTPIPSAPAGNVNTLVPTFQWSAIGGATGYYFSLIDATTHATVANQLPVSGTTYMLATALANGDSYQWTVQAYDASGALGPASSSVSFTTAVVVNHAPTGTSTTVSTPEDTAYTFATSDFGFSDPGDSPPNNFLAVSITTLPTVGSILDNGTAVTAGQLIPVADISQGLLKFVSSVGAIGTPYATFTFQVEDDGGTANGGHNLDPVPKTITIDVIAPPQVTQVLVDGTAWSTGFLAAVQSAGDGNGGYAIPVGSAAQLQTLPWSNLNQIRIVFNESVDVQKESLTVTGLTGSYSFSGFSYSSTTFTAVWTLSTPLGADKLTIDLQSSGPNAVTDTTGHALDGEWSNQTSSYPSGNGQPGGDFQFAFNVLPGDLNQDGIVNAQDLALTSSNWLSSQSSGDANGDGIVNAQDLATVSSNWLATLPAGGGGMDAADVMSSALATINVVSVLQAPIIDLDPQLVADHAQAWRAAQFVLLHIGPIKPIEPLPSAAPGISATSSTSSPANTFVGPVLPVRAQGTVTTHTADAATVGNSDFSISADGVDRSRSLAAIDFLMTAEASGTSRDWLDDAMTEDGESLLSRSHSKHSWGAV
- a CDS encoding IS256 family transposase gives rise to the protein MAESINSTLSLPVATSRDVLTDILRDGAQRLLAQAVEAEVTEWIDSHADLKNAGGHRQVVRNGHLPKRTITTGVGPIEIEQPRVLDRRTKSEAEPFSSKILPPYLRKTKSLEELIPWLYLKGVSTGDFHEALTALVGPNCPGLSASTVTRLKACWEDEFQEWNKRSLEGKQYVYLWADGVHFNIRLEEERQCILVLMGAMADGRKELIAVVDGFRESEQSWKGLLLDVKARGLVVDPKLATGDGALGFWKALSQVFPATREQRCWVHKTANVLDNLPKRLQPEAKEKIHNIWMAATRADADRAFDLFVATYEAKYPKATGCLSKDRDVLLTFYDFPAEQWIHLRTTNPIESTFATVRLRHRRTKGSGSRTACLTMVFKLMQSAAKRWRLLNGSQLLPEVIAGVQFIDGIKPQATAA